In Silene latifolia isolate original U9 population chromosome X, ASM4854445v1, whole genome shotgun sequence, the following proteins share a genomic window:
- the LOC141622221 gene encoding potassium transporter 4-like isoform X1, with protein MQSPDSANYPQRNPTRFSWITISRNLLLACQSVGVVYGDMSTSPLYVYTSAFKGNRKNYLTEDVVFGAFSLIFWTITLIPLLKYVFIVLSADDNGEGGTFALYSLLCRHAKLSLLPNQQAADEELSTYKYGHSGSIASTSPLKRFLEKHKKLRTALLLLVLFGASMVIGDGVLTPAISVLSSVSGLRVAVPNIKEGQLMVIACVILVGLFALQHCGTHKVAFLFAPVVFIWLFSILVIGLYNIIHWNPKILHALSPHYIVRYFKETGKDGWISLGGILLCITGTETMFADIGHFTAFSVRLAFACVVYPCLVVQYMGQAAFLSKNLNSIEFSFYDSIPDPVFWPVFVIATLAAIVGSQAIITATFSIVKQCHALGCFPRVKVVHTSKHIYGQIYIPEINWILMILTLSVTIGFRDTTLIGHAYGLACMSVLLITSCLMALVITFVWQKGFFALPFLLFFGFIEGMYLSSAFTKVAQGGWVPIMLSLVFMLVMYVWHYGTRKKYNFDLHNKVSLKWILGLGPSLGIVRVPGIGLIYSELATGVPAIFSHFVTNLPAYHKVLVFVCVKSVPVPYVSPEERFLIGRICPRPYRMYRCIVRYGYKDTPRDDGEFENLLIQSIAEFIQMESVESRYSGSDSSSFDGRMAVISTRAADATSSLIISEQDEHDINEITQSSRSLTLQSLRSIYEDESVVTRRRRVRFQVPPGPAMDPAVRDELVDLVEAKEAGVAYIMGHSYVKARRSSSFMKKLAIDIGYSFLRKNCRGPAVALNIPHISLIEVGMIYYV; from the exons CATGAGCACATCGCCACTATATGTTTATACAAGCGCATTTAAGGGGAATCGAAAGAATTATCTGACTGAGGATGTAGTGTTTGGCGCATTTTCGTTGATTTTCTGGACTATCACTCTAATTCCGTTGCTGAAGTATGTCTTTATTGTATTAAGTGCAGATGATAATGGGGAAG GCGGAACATTCGCTCTTTACTCCCTGCTCTGCAGACATGCAAAATTGAGCTTACTCCCAAATCAACAAGCTGCTGATGAGGAGCTGTCTACGTATAAGTATGGCCACTCAGGGTCAATTGCTTCTACTTCTCCATTAAAGCGATTCCTTGAGAAACACAAGAAGCTGCGGACAGCCTTATTATTATTGGTGTTGTTTGGTGCAAGCATGGTCATTGGTGATGGTGTGCTGACACCTGCTATTTCAG TTCTGTCATCTGTTTCAGGTCTTCGAGTTGCTGTACCAAATATTAAAGAGG GCCAGCTTATGGTGATTGCCTGCGTCATATTGGTTGGCTTGTTTGCTTTGCAACACTGTGGCACCCACAAGGTGGCCTTCTTGTTCGCCCCCGTCGTCTTTATCTGGCTATTTTCAATTTTAGTAATTGGCCTGTACAACATAATTCATTGGAATCCCAAAATTTTACATGCACTTTCTCCCCACTATATTGTCCGATACTTCAAGGAAACGGGGAAAGATGGATGGATTTCTCTTGGTGGTATACTTCTTTGCATAACAG GTACTGAAACTATGTTTGCCGATATCGGTCATTTTACAGCTTTCTCCGTGAGG CTTGCCTTCGCTTGCGTAGTATACCCTTGTCTTGTTGTACAATACATGGGCCAGGCTGCTTTTCTGTCTAAGAACTTAAACAGCATTGAATTCAGTTTCTATGACTCGATTCCTG ATCCTGTGTTTTGGCCTGTGTTTGTGATTGCCACCCTTGCTGCGATTGTTGGAAGTCAGGCTATCATCACTGCCACATTCTCTATTGTGAAACAATGTCACGCTCTTGGTTGCTTCCCACGCGTGAAAGTTGTGCACACCTCAAAACATATATATGGCCAAATATATATCCCAGAAATCAATTGGATCCTCATGATTCTAACTCTTTCAGTTACTATTGGTTTCCGCGACACCACATTGATTGGGCATGCTTATG GTTTGGCTTGCATGTCGGTGTTACTCATCACATCTTGCCTCATGGCCCTTGTCATCACCTTTGTGTGGCAGAAAGGTTTTTTTGCTCTTCCATTTCTTCTATTCTTTGGTTTCATAGAAGGTATGTATTTGTCTTCAGCATTTACGAAGGTAGCCCAAGGGGGTTGGGTTCCCATTATGCTGTCCCTTGTTTTCATGCTTGTAATGTACGTCTGGCATTATGGGACCCGCAAGAAATACAACTTTGACTTGCACAACAAAGTCTCCTTGAAATGGATACTTGGCCTTGGTCCCAGCCTCGGAATAGTACGTGTGCCCGGTATTGGTCTTATCTACTCTGAACTCGCCACCGGAGTACCTGCTATCTTCTCCCATTTTGTGACCAACCTTCCTGCTTATCACAAAGTCTTGGTTTTTGTTTGTGTAAAGTCAGTTCCGGTCCCATATGTGTCTCCCGAAGAGCGCTTTCTCATTGGCCGTATCTGTCCTCGACCTTATCGCATGTACCGTTGTATAGTTAGATATGGGTATAAGGACACCCCTCGAGATGATGGGGAGTTCGAGAACTTACTTATCCAAAGCATAGCAGAGTTCATCCAAATGGAATCCGTAGAATCACGGTATTCCGGTTCCGATAGTTCCTCATTCGACGGTAGGATGGCCGTGATAAGCACTAGAGCGGCCGATGCAACCTCAAGCTTGATCATCTCCGAGCAAGATGAACACGACATTAATGAAATCACTCAATCAAGCAGATCGCTAACTCTTCAGAGTTTGCGATCAATATACGAGGATGAAAGTGTGGTCACCAGGAGACGGCGTGTAAGGTTTCAGGTACCACCAGGCCCGGCTATGGACCCTGCAGTGAGAGACGAGCTGGTGGACTTAGTCGAGGCAAAAGAAGCCGGAGTTGCATATATAATGGGGCATTCTTATGTGAAGGCAAGACGATCGTCGTCCTTCATGAAAAAACTTGCAATTGATATAGGATACTCTTTTCTGAGGAAGAATTGCAGAGGTCCTGCTGTGGCACTCAACATACCTCACATCAGCCTCATTGAAGTTGGCATGATATACTATGTGTAG
- the LOC141622221 gene encoding potassium transporter 4-like isoform X3 encodes MSTSPLYVYTSAFKGNRKNYLTEDVVFGAFSLIFWTITLIPLLKYVFIVLSADDNGEGGTFALYSLLCRHAKLSLLPNQQAADEELSTYKYGHSGSIASTSPLKRFLEKHKKLRTALLLLVLFGASMVIGDGVLTPAISVLSSVSGLRVAVPNIKEGQLMVIACVILVGLFALQHCGTHKVAFLFAPVVFIWLFSILVIGLYNIIHWNPKILHALSPHYIVRYFKETGKDGWISLGGILLCITGTETMFADIGHFTAFSVRLAFACVVYPCLVVQYMGQAAFLSKNLNSIEFSFYDSIPDPVFWPVFVIATLAAIVGSQAIITATFSIVKQCHALGCFPRVKVVHTSKHIYGQIYIPEINWILMILTLSVTIGFRDTTLIGHAYGLACMSVLLITSCLMALVITFVWQKGFFALPFLLFFGFIEGMYLSSAFTKVAQGGWVPIMLSLVFMLVMYVWHYGTRKKYNFDLHNKVSLKWILGLGPSLGIVRVPGIGLIYSELATGVPAIFSHFVTNLPAYHKVLVFVCVKSVPVPYVSPEERFLIGRICPRPYRMYRCIVRYGYKDTPRDDGEFENLLIQSIAEFIQMESVESRYSGSDSSSFDGRMAVISTRAADATSSLIISEQDEHDINEITQSSRSLTLQSLRSIYEDESVVTRRRRVRFQVPPGPAMDPAVRDELVDLVEAKEAGVAYIMGHSYVKARRSSSFMKKLAIDIGYSFLRKNCRGPAVALNIPHISLIEVGMIYYV; translated from the exons ATGAGCACATCGCCACTATATGTTTATACAAGCGCATTTAAGGGGAATCGAAAGAATTATCTGACTGAGGATGTAGTGTTTGGCGCATTTTCGTTGATTTTCTGGACTATCACTCTAATTCCGTTGCTGAAGTATGTCTTTATTGTATTAAGTGCAGATGATAATGGGGAAG GCGGAACATTCGCTCTTTACTCCCTGCTCTGCAGACATGCAAAATTGAGCTTACTCCCAAATCAACAAGCTGCTGATGAGGAGCTGTCTACGTATAAGTATGGCCACTCAGGGTCAATTGCTTCTACTTCTCCATTAAAGCGATTCCTTGAGAAACACAAGAAGCTGCGGACAGCCTTATTATTATTGGTGTTGTTTGGTGCAAGCATGGTCATTGGTGATGGTGTGCTGACACCTGCTATTTCAG TTCTGTCATCTGTTTCAGGTCTTCGAGTTGCTGTACCAAATATTAAAGAGG GCCAGCTTATGGTGATTGCCTGCGTCATATTGGTTGGCTTGTTTGCTTTGCAACACTGTGGCACCCACAAGGTGGCCTTCTTGTTCGCCCCCGTCGTCTTTATCTGGCTATTTTCAATTTTAGTAATTGGCCTGTACAACATAATTCATTGGAATCCCAAAATTTTACATGCACTTTCTCCCCACTATATTGTCCGATACTTCAAGGAAACGGGGAAAGATGGATGGATTTCTCTTGGTGGTATACTTCTTTGCATAACAG GTACTGAAACTATGTTTGCCGATATCGGTCATTTTACAGCTTTCTCCGTGAGG CTTGCCTTCGCTTGCGTAGTATACCCTTGTCTTGTTGTACAATACATGGGCCAGGCTGCTTTTCTGTCTAAGAACTTAAACAGCATTGAATTCAGTTTCTATGACTCGATTCCTG ATCCTGTGTTTTGGCCTGTGTTTGTGATTGCCACCCTTGCTGCGATTGTTGGAAGTCAGGCTATCATCACTGCCACATTCTCTATTGTGAAACAATGTCACGCTCTTGGTTGCTTCCCACGCGTGAAAGTTGTGCACACCTCAAAACATATATATGGCCAAATATATATCCCAGAAATCAATTGGATCCTCATGATTCTAACTCTTTCAGTTACTATTGGTTTCCGCGACACCACATTGATTGGGCATGCTTATG GTTTGGCTTGCATGTCGGTGTTACTCATCACATCTTGCCTCATGGCCCTTGTCATCACCTTTGTGTGGCAGAAAGGTTTTTTTGCTCTTCCATTTCTTCTATTCTTTGGTTTCATAGAAGGTATGTATTTGTCTTCAGCATTTACGAAGGTAGCCCAAGGGGGTTGGGTTCCCATTATGCTGTCCCTTGTTTTCATGCTTGTAATGTACGTCTGGCATTATGGGACCCGCAAGAAATACAACTTTGACTTGCACAACAAAGTCTCCTTGAAATGGATACTTGGCCTTGGTCCCAGCCTCGGAATAGTACGTGTGCCCGGTATTGGTCTTATCTACTCTGAACTCGCCACCGGAGTACCTGCTATCTTCTCCCATTTTGTGACCAACCTTCCTGCTTATCACAAAGTCTTGGTTTTTGTTTGTGTAAAGTCAGTTCCGGTCCCATATGTGTCTCCCGAAGAGCGCTTTCTCATTGGCCGTATCTGTCCTCGACCTTATCGCATGTACCGTTGTATAGTTAGATATGGGTATAAGGACACCCCTCGAGATGATGGGGAGTTCGAGAACTTACTTATCCAAAGCATAGCAGAGTTCATCCAAATGGAATCCGTAGAATCACGGTATTCCGGTTCCGATAGTTCCTCATTCGACGGTAGGATGGCCGTGATAAGCACTAGAGCGGCCGATGCAACCTCAAGCTTGATCATCTCCGAGCAAGATGAACACGACATTAATGAAATCACTCAATCAAGCAGATCGCTAACTCTTCAGAGTTTGCGATCAATATACGAGGATGAAAGTGTGGTCACCAGGAGACGGCGTGTAAGGTTTCAGGTACCACCAGGCCCGGCTATGGACCCTGCAGTGAGAGACGAGCTGGTGGACTTAGTCGAGGCAAAAGAAGCCGGAGTTGCATATATAATGGGGCATTCTTATGTGAAGGCAAGACGATCGTCGTCCTTCATGAAAAAACTTGCAATTGATATAGGATACTCTTTTCTGAGGAAGAATTGCAGAGGTCCTGCTGTGGCACTCAACATACCTCACATCAGCCTCATTGAAGTTGGCATGATATACTATGTGTAG
- the LOC141622222 gene encoding uncharacterized protein LOC141622222 produces the protein MEKFPVIDLTPYLEWQKCGNATAETVIHQLCGEVSRTLKETGALLIKDPRCTVEDNDIFLDMMEKYFEQPSEFKRMQERPELHYQVGVTPEGVEVPRSLVDLEMQEKLEGMGEESKPIMPKGADPKWRYMWRIGDRPVSTRFVELNAEPVIPKGFDGWKEKMDSWGFKMVNAIEVVAEMAAVGFGLPKDAFTELMHQGPHLLAPTGSDLARHGQKGVVFAGYHYDLNFLTIHGRSRFPGLNIWLRNGEKVEVKVPVGCLLIQTGKQIEWLTAGECIAGMHEVVVTDRTLEAIKLASEQGRSLWRVSSTLFAHIASDAVLKPLGHFADSPLACMYPPMCAGDFVEKELSVINLKGNGGRSSAPS, from the exons atggagaaatTCCCAGTAATTGATTTAACCCCATACCTAGAATGGCAGAAATGTGGCAATGCAACAGCTGAAACTGTTATTCACCAATTATGCGGCGAAGTAAGCCGGACATTGAAGGAGACAGGAGCTTTATTAATAAAGGATCCTCGCTGTACTGTCGAAGATAACGACATTTTTCTAGATATGATGGAGAAATACTTCGAGCAGCCATCGGAATTTAAACGAATGCAGGAACGACCCGAATTGCATTACCAGGTTGGTGTGACTCCCGAGGGAGTTGAAGTTCCGCGTAGTTTGGTGGACTTAGAGATGCAGGAGAAATTGGAGGGTATGGGGGAGGAGAGTAAGCCAATTATGCCTAAGGGTGCGGATCCTAAATGGAGGTATATGTGGAGGATTGGGGATCGGCCGGTGAGTACGAGGTTTGTGGAGTTGAATGCTGAACCGGTTATTCCGAAAGGGTTTGATGGGTGGAAGGAGAAGATGGATTCTTGGGGGTTTAAGATGGTTAATGCTATTGAGGTTGTTGCTGAAATGGCTGCTGTTGGGTTTGGTTTGCCTAAGGATGCGTTCACTGAATTGATGCATCAG GGGCCTCATTTGCTAGCTCCAACAGGGAGCGACCTTGCTCGACATGGCCAGAAGGGAGTTGTGTTTGCTGGATATCACTATGACCTTAACTTCTTAACTATTCATGGGAGAAGTAGGTTTCCTGGTCTGAATATTTGGCTCAGAAACGGGGAGAAGGTCGAAGTGAAGGTTCCTGTAGGATGTCTTCTTATTCAGACAGGAAAGCAG ATAGAATGGCTGACAGCAGGCGAATGCATTGCTGGCATGCATGAGGTCGTTGTTACAGACCGTACTCTCGAAGCAATAAAATTAGCATCTGAGCAAGGACGGAGTCTTTGGAGAGTATCTTCAACT TTATTCGCACATATAGCATCAGACGCGGTACTTAAGCCATTAGGCCATTTTGCTGACAGTCCACTCGCTTGCATGTACCCTCCCATGTGTGCTGGGGACTTCGTTGAAAAGGAGCTTTCCGTGATTAATCTGAAAGGAAATGGCGGGAGGTCTTCAGCACCATCCTAG
- the LOC141622221 gene encoding potassium transporter 4-like isoform X2 — MALQFSWITISRNLLLACQSVGVVYGDMSTSPLYVYTSAFKGNRKNYLTEDVVFGAFSLIFWTITLIPLLKYVFIVLSADDNGEGGTFALYSLLCRHAKLSLLPNQQAADEELSTYKYGHSGSIASTSPLKRFLEKHKKLRTALLLLVLFGASMVIGDGVLTPAISVLSSVSGLRVAVPNIKEGQLMVIACVILVGLFALQHCGTHKVAFLFAPVVFIWLFSILVIGLYNIIHWNPKILHALSPHYIVRYFKETGKDGWISLGGILLCITGTETMFADIGHFTAFSVRLAFACVVYPCLVVQYMGQAAFLSKNLNSIEFSFYDSIPDPVFWPVFVIATLAAIVGSQAIITATFSIVKQCHALGCFPRVKVVHTSKHIYGQIYIPEINWILMILTLSVTIGFRDTTLIGHAYGLACMSVLLITSCLMALVITFVWQKGFFALPFLLFFGFIEGMYLSSAFTKVAQGGWVPIMLSLVFMLVMYVWHYGTRKKYNFDLHNKVSLKWILGLGPSLGIVRVPGIGLIYSELATGVPAIFSHFVTNLPAYHKVLVFVCVKSVPVPYVSPEERFLIGRICPRPYRMYRCIVRYGYKDTPRDDGEFENLLIQSIAEFIQMESVESRYSGSDSSSFDGRMAVISTRAADATSSLIISEQDEHDINEITQSSRSLTLQSLRSIYEDESVVTRRRRVRFQVPPGPAMDPAVRDELVDLVEAKEAGVAYIMGHSYVKARRSSSFMKKLAIDIGYSFLRKNCRGPAVALNIPHISLIEVGMIYYV; from the exons CATGAGCACATCGCCACTATATGTTTATACAAGCGCATTTAAGGGGAATCGAAAGAATTATCTGACTGAGGATGTAGTGTTTGGCGCATTTTCGTTGATTTTCTGGACTATCACTCTAATTCCGTTGCTGAAGTATGTCTTTATTGTATTAAGTGCAGATGATAATGGGGAAG GCGGAACATTCGCTCTTTACTCCCTGCTCTGCAGACATGCAAAATTGAGCTTACTCCCAAATCAACAAGCTGCTGATGAGGAGCTGTCTACGTATAAGTATGGCCACTCAGGGTCAATTGCTTCTACTTCTCCATTAAAGCGATTCCTTGAGAAACACAAGAAGCTGCGGACAGCCTTATTATTATTGGTGTTGTTTGGTGCAAGCATGGTCATTGGTGATGGTGTGCTGACACCTGCTATTTCAG TTCTGTCATCTGTTTCAGGTCTTCGAGTTGCTGTACCAAATATTAAAGAGG GCCAGCTTATGGTGATTGCCTGCGTCATATTGGTTGGCTTGTTTGCTTTGCAACACTGTGGCACCCACAAGGTGGCCTTCTTGTTCGCCCCCGTCGTCTTTATCTGGCTATTTTCAATTTTAGTAATTGGCCTGTACAACATAATTCATTGGAATCCCAAAATTTTACATGCACTTTCTCCCCACTATATTGTCCGATACTTCAAGGAAACGGGGAAAGATGGATGGATTTCTCTTGGTGGTATACTTCTTTGCATAACAG GTACTGAAACTATGTTTGCCGATATCGGTCATTTTACAGCTTTCTCCGTGAGG CTTGCCTTCGCTTGCGTAGTATACCCTTGTCTTGTTGTACAATACATGGGCCAGGCTGCTTTTCTGTCTAAGAACTTAAACAGCATTGAATTCAGTTTCTATGACTCGATTCCTG ATCCTGTGTTTTGGCCTGTGTTTGTGATTGCCACCCTTGCTGCGATTGTTGGAAGTCAGGCTATCATCACTGCCACATTCTCTATTGTGAAACAATGTCACGCTCTTGGTTGCTTCCCACGCGTGAAAGTTGTGCACACCTCAAAACATATATATGGCCAAATATATATCCCAGAAATCAATTGGATCCTCATGATTCTAACTCTTTCAGTTACTATTGGTTTCCGCGACACCACATTGATTGGGCATGCTTATG GTTTGGCTTGCATGTCGGTGTTACTCATCACATCTTGCCTCATGGCCCTTGTCATCACCTTTGTGTGGCAGAAAGGTTTTTTTGCTCTTCCATTTCTTCTATTCTTTGGTTTCATAGAAGGTATGTATTTGTCTTCAGCATTTACGAAGGTAGCCCAAGGGGGTTGGGTTCCCATTATGCTGTCCCTTGTTTTCATGCTTGTAATGTACGTCTGGCATTATGGGACCCGCAAGAAATACAACTTTGACTTGCACAACAAAGTCTCCTTGAAATGGATACTTGGCCTTGGTCCCAGCCTCGGAATAGTACGTGTGCCCGGTATTGGTCTTATCTACTCTGAACTCGCCACCGGAGTACCTGCTATCTTCTCCCATTTTGTGACCAACCTTCCTGCTTATCACAAAGTCTTGGTTTTTGTTTGTGTAAAGTCAGTTCCGGTCCCATATGTGTCTCCCGAAGAGCGCTTTCTCATTGGCCGTATCTGTCCTCGACCTTATCGCATGTACCGTTGTATAGTTAGATATGGGTATAAGGACACCCCTCGAGATGATGGGGAGTTCGAGAACTTACTTATCCAAAGCATAGCAGAGTTCATCCAAATGGAATCCGTAGAATCACGGTATTCCGGTTCCGATAGTTCCTCATTCGACGGTAGGATGGCCGTGATAAGCACTAGAGCGGCCGATGCAACCTCAAGCTTGATCATCTCCGAGCAAGATGAACACGACATTAATGAAATCACTCAATCAAGCAGATCGCTAACTCTTCAGAGTTTGCGATCAATATACGAGGATGAAAGTGTGGTCACCAGGAGACGGCGTGTAAGGTTTCAGGTACCACCAGGCCCGGCTATGGACCCTGCAGTGAGAGACGAGCTGGTGGACTTAGTCGAGGCAAAAGAAGCCGGAGTTGCATATATAATGGGGCATTCTTATGTGAAGGCAAGACGATCGTCGTCCTTCATGAAAAAACTTGCAATTGATATAGGATACTCTTTTCTGAGGAAGAATTGCAGAGGTCCTGCTGTGGCACTCAACATACCTCACATCAGCCTCATTGAAGTTGGCATGATATACTATGTGTAG